In Desulfuromonas thiophila, a single window of DNA contains:
- a CDS encoding sugar phosphate nucleotidyltransferase has product MKVILPVAGKGTRLRPHTHSKAKSLVQVAGKTVLEHILERLQPLAVSEYLFIVDDQGEQIQQFVARQLPQLPCRFIVQQQRCGPAHAIGLAAAQIAAGDDLLIVFNDTIFETDLRAISQLCADADGLIYSLEVEDYQRFGVNVLRDGYIVDMVEKPDTPVSRLAQVGLFYLKDGARFMAALAESIAADERVKGEFYLPPVFMRLIRQGARFRAPLIDAWLDCGTPQALLQTNARLLQCNQAMAGVAHNCLLLPPVHVAAGAVLRDSIIGPNVSVAAGAVVERSILRDCILNRDVRLFNQVLADSLLGEEVQLVGAARKMNIGDHSLVIMQE; this is encoded by the coding sequence ATGAAGGTAATTCTGCCCGTCGCCGGCAAGGGCACCCGCCTGCGGCCGCACACCCACAGCAAGGCCAAGTCTCTGGTGCAGGTGGCCGGTAAAACGGTGCTGGAGCATATTCTGGAGCGGCTGCAGCCGCTGGCTGTCAGCGAATATCTGTTTATCGTAGATGATCAGGGCGAGCAGATTCAGCAGTTTGTCGCCCGGCAGCTACCGCAGCTGCCCTGCCGTTTCATTGTACAGCAACAGCGCTGCGGGCCGGCCCATGCAATTGGGCTGGCGGCGGCACAGATAGCTGCGGGCGATGATCTGCTGATTGTATTTAACGACACCATTTTTGAAACCGATCTGCGGGCTATCTCGCAGCTGTGCGCCGATGCCGATGGGCTGATCTATTCGCTGGAAGTGGAGGATTATCAACGCTTTGGCGTCAACGTGCTGCGCGATGGCTACATCGTCGATATGGTGGAAAAGCCCGATACGCCGGTATCGCGATTGGCGCAGGTGGGGCTGTTTTACCTGAAGGACGGGGCGCGTTTCATGGCCGCTCTGGCCGAAAGCATCGCTGCCGATGAGCGGGTTAAAGGCGAATTCTATCTGCCGCCGGTGTTCATGCGTCTGATCCGGCAGGGTGCCCGTTTTCGGGCGCCCCTTATTGATGCTTGGCTCGATTGTGGCACACCGCAGGCTTTGCTGCAGACCAATGCCCGGCTGTTGCAGTGCAACCAGGCCATGGCCGGCGTGGCGCACAACTGCCTGCTGCTGCCTCCGGTGCATGTGGCGGCCGGCGCGGTGCTGCGCGACAGCATTATCGGGCCGAATGTTTCAGTGGCGGCGGGTGCGGTGGTTGAACGCAGCATTCTGCGCGACTGTATTCTCAACCGCGATGTCCGGCTGTTCAATCAGGTGCTGGCTGACAGTCTGCTGGGCGAGGAAGTGCAGCTGGTGGGAGCCGCCCGCAAGATGAACATCGGCGATCATTCGCTGGTGATCATGCAGGAGTAG
- a CDS encoding glycosyltransferase family 9 protein produces the protein MNHTELLKTLDNRVGPHLAGLLSRLLLRQDAKAPGISPQRLLLIRPGGIGDAALLAPSLLSLRQHWPDARLDILAERRNAAVFDLCPSVAQCYCYDRPADWLRFTRQRYDLIIDSEQSHYLSALVARLLPAACRCGFASNSRAKLFAVPVPYHQADYEIDSFYHLLDALAIPRPAQPVIPFLQIPATAAAQARPFLPPEAARPLVALFPGASIFEKRWPAKHFRQLVQQGSAQGWHFAVVGGPQDGPAANAIAVNNRVVNLAGRLPLAATAAVLQRCDALVTGDSGLLHLAVGLGTPTVSLFGTSSTKKWAPHNFPHRVIDHCLPCSPCSIFGSVPPCPHQARCIQGITAEEVFQALTDLLAEK, from the coding sequence ATGAATCACACCGAGCTGTTGAAAACCCTGGATAACCGGGTCGGTCCGCACCTGGCCGGCCTGCTGAGCAGGCTTCTGCTGCGCCAGGACGCCAAAGCGCCGGGAATCTCGCCACAACGCCTTCTGCTGATTCGCCCCGGCGGTATTGGCGACGCCGCCCTGCTGGCTCCCAGCTTGCTGTCGCTGCGGCAGCATTGGCCCGACGCCCGCCTTGATATCCTGGCCGAACGGCGCAACGCGGCGGTATTTGATCTGTGCCCCAGCGTTGCGCAGTGCTACTGCTACGACCGGCCCGCCGACTGGCTCCGCTTCACACGCCAGCGCTACGACCTGATCATCGACAGCGAACAGTCACACTATCTTTCCGCCCTGGTCGCGCGCCTGCTGCCCGCCGCCTGCCGCTGCGGCTTCGCCAGCAACAGCCGGGCCAAATTATTTGCCGTACCCGTGCCATACCATCAGGCCGATTACGAAATCGACAGCTTCTATCACCTGCTCGATGCCCTGGCCATCCCGCGCCCAGCCCAGCCAGTAATACCATTCCTGCAGATCCCCGCCACAGCAGCGGCGCAGGCGCGACCGTTTCTGCCGCCAGAGGCTGCGCGTCCGCTGGTTGCCCTGTTCCCCGGCGCCAGTATTTTCGAAAAACGCTGGCCCGCAAAGCATTTCCGCCAACTGGTGCAACAAGGCAGCGCACAGGGTTGGCACTTTGCCGTTGTCGGCGGCCCGCAGGACGGCCCCGCTGCCAACGCCATTGCCGTAAACAACAGGGTTGTCAATCTGGCCGGTCGTCTGCCTCTGGCCGCCACCGCCGCCGTGCTGCAACGGTGCGACGCACTGGTTACCGGCGATTCCGGCCTGCTGCACCTGGCCGTTGGCCTGGGCACTCCGACCGTATCGCTATTCGGCACATCAAGCACAAAAAAATGGGCTCCGCACAATTTCCCACATCGCGTTATCGATCACTGCCTACCCTGTTCACCCTGCTCAATTTTTGGCTCTGTTCCGCCCTGCCCGCATCAAGCCCGCTGCATTCAGGGAATCACGGCCGAGGAGGTTTTTCAGGCACTAACCGATCTGCTGGCCGAAAAATAA
- a CDS encoding CDP-alcohol phosphatidyltransferase family protein: MSRRYVSAEQIDAVLPLKTWWAVLVVLPLSRRLIRFAVNQTCWTPNAVTLTGIFLRSLTALLFLWGTRCGFAMGALVYVIAYVCDCTDGAVARLTGKTSDFGRYLDHISDLLGDILILLALAWSQQWLAQPFIWAMVQLHLAECYISYLAGFALKQHEGQLGGFVLLRVFNRYRSWWFRRNIKSFLSFPDYTAFVFVLCPLLGQPKAGLQWGFWLLLLVVSYTVLSTFAALHTKGRQFP, encoded by the coding sequence ATGAGCCGGAGATATGTTTCTGCGGAGCAGATTGACGCGGTTTTGCCTTTGAAAACATGGTGGGCTGTGTTGGTGGTGTTGCCTCTCAGCCGACGTTTGATTCGTTTTGCGGTCAACCAAACCTGTTGGACGCCGAATGCTGTCACGCTGACGGGAATCTTTCTGCGCAGCCTGACGGCTTTATTGTTTTTGTGGGGAACGCGGTGTGGGTTTGCTATGGGTGCGTTGGTCTATGTTATTGCTTACGTTTGCGACTGTACCGATGGTGCTGTGGCGCGCTTGACAGGCAAAACCTCGGATTTCGGGCGTTACCTCGATCATATTTCTGACCTGTTGGGTGACATCCTCATCCTGCTGGCTCTGGCTTGGTCACAGCAATGGCTGGCACAGCCGTTCATCTGGGCCATGGTGCAGCTGCATCTGGCGGAATGTTACATCAGCTATCTGGCGGGTTTCGCACTGAAGCAGCACGAGGGGCAACTGGGTGGGTTTGTGTTATTGCGTGTTTTCAATCGATACCGAAGCTGGTGGTTCAGGCGCAATATCAAATCGTTCCTGTCGTTTCCCGATTACACGGCGTTTGTTTTTGTCTTGTGTCCACTGCTGGGGCAACCGAAGGCAGGGCTGCAGTGGGGCTTCTGGCTGCTTCTCCTGGTTGTGTCGTATACGGTGCTTTCTACTTTTGCTGCCCTGCATACCAAGGGGCGCCAGTTCCCCTAA